In the Acidovorax sp. A79 genome, one interval contains:
- a CDS encoding peptidase U32 family protein produces MEPHNPAEAAPALELVCPAGSLPALKAAVDHGASCVYLGLRDATNARNFAGLNFDEAAIASGIAHAHARGCKVFMALNTYPQAANPGPWRSALDKAVDLGVDAVILADPGLMQYAVQRHPRLRLHLSVQGSATNYEAINFYREQFGIVRAVLPRVLSMEQVRQVIDRTPVEIEVFGFGSLCVMVEGRCALSSYATGESPNTHGVCSPPKAVRWVETPQGRESRLNGVLIDRYAPGESAGYPTLCKGRFDVGGDENYYAIEEPTSLNTLELLPQLVKMGVRAIKIEGRQRSPAYVAQVTQVWREAIDQCLAHPHRYAPKTRWMASLDQVAEGQQHTLGAYHRPWK; encoded by the coding sequence ATGGAACCCCACAACCCTGCAGAGGCCGCGCCCGCCCTCGAACTCGTCTGCCCCGCCGGCAGCCTGCCCGCGCTCAAGGCGGCGGTGGACCATGGTGCCAGCTGCGTCTACCTGGGCCTGCGCGACGCGACCAACGCGCGCAACTTCGCGGGCCTGAACTTTGACGAGGCGGCCATCGCCAGCGGCATCGCCCATGCGCATGCGCGTGGCTGCAAGGTCTTCATGGCGCTCAACACCTACCCGCAGGCCGCCAACCCGGGGCCGTGGCGCAGCGCCCTGGACAAGGCGGTGGACCTGGGCGTGGACGCGGTCATCCTGGCCGACCCGGGCCTCATGCAATACGCGGTGCAGCGCCACCCCCGGCTGCGGCTGCACCTGTCGGTGCAGGGCTCGGCCACCAACTACGAGGCCATCAACTTCTACCGCGAGCAGTTCGGCATCGTGCGCGCCGTGCTGCCGCGCGTCCTGTCGATGGAGCAGGTGCGCCAGGTCATCGACCGCACGCCCGTGGAGATCGAGGTGTTCGGCTTTGGCAGCCTGTGCGTGATGGTCGAGGGGCGCTGCGCGCTGTCGTCGTATGCGACGGGCGAATCGCCCAACACGCACGGCGTGTGCTCGCCCCCGAAGGCCGTGCGCTGGGTGGAAACGCCGCAGGGCCGCGAGTCGCGCCTGAACGGCGTGCTGATCGACCGCTATGCGCCCGGCGAGAGCGCCGGCTACCCCACGCTGTGCAAGGGCCGCTTCGACGTGGGCGGCGACGAGAACTACTACGCCATCGAGGAGCCCACCAGCCTCAACACCCTGGAGCTGTTGCCCCAGCTCGTGAAGATGGGCGTGCGCGCCATCAAGATCGAAGGGCGCCAGCGCAGCCCGGCCTACGTGGCCCAGGTCACGCAGGTCTGGCGCGAGGCCATCGACCAGTGCCTGGCCCACCCCCACCGCTACGCGCCCAAGACGCGCTGGATGGCCAGCCTGGACCAGGTGGCCGAAGGGCAGCAGCACACGCTGGGCGCCTACCACCGTCCCTGGAAATGA
- a CDS encoding MFS transporter, producing the protein MNKNLWLLALCQGLFLTNNVVFIAINGLVGLQLAPFGWMATLPVMGYVVGGALSTALVARSQARWGRKVSFQIGLAVAVASCGLCAWAAFSASFWLLCAATVVAGYYSANGQLYRFAAAELAPAAYREKAVSLVLAGGLLGAVAGPNLASATRTLFPVPFAGAYVVLMGVALLSMLCMAAIRFEAQPARRDAAGQPVAGRPLSELMRQPAFVVAILGAALGYGVMNLLMAATPLAMQVCGFNFDAAALVLEWHVIGMFAPGFVTGHLIKRFGVLSIMGAGVLLNLACVAVALMGVELHHFGIALFMLGVGWNFLFTGATTLSMTAYRPEEKDRAQAAINFCVFATLALSSFSSGVLVTTQGWTLLNAGSLVPIVVTGLALAWLAARRRRAV; encoded by the coding sequence GTGAACAAGAACCTGTGGCTGCTGGCCCTGTGCCAGGGCCTTTTCCTGACCAACAACGTGGTCTTCATCGCCATCAACGGCCTGGTGGGCCTGCAGCTCGCCCCCTTTGGCTGGATGGCCACGCTGCCCGTGATGGGCTATGTGGTGGGCGGGGCCCTGTCCACCGCGCTCGTGGCCCGCAGCCAGGCCCGGTGGGGCCGCAAGGTGTCGTTCCAGATCGGGCTGGCCGTGGCGGTCGCGTCGTGCGGCCTGTGCGCGTGGGCGGCCTTCAGCGCCAGTTTCTGGCTGCTGTGCGCCGCCACCGTGGTGGCGGGCTACTACAGCGCCAATGGCCAGCTCTACCGCTTTGCCGCCGCCGAGCTGGCCCCCGCGGCCTACCGCGAAAAGGCCGTGTCGCTGGTGCTGGCGGGCGGCCTGCTGGGCGCCGTGGCCGGGCCGAACCTGGCCAGCGCCACGCGCACGCTGTTTCCGGTGCCTTTCGCGGGCGCCTACGTGGTGCTCATGGGCGTGGCCCTGCTGTCCATGCTGTGCATGGCGGCGATCCGCTTCGAGGCGCAGCCCGCGCGGCGCGACGCCGCGGGGCAGCCCGTCGCGGGCCGCCCCCTGTCCGAGCTGATGCGCCAGCCCGCGTTCGTGGTGGCCATCCTGGGCGCCGCGCTGGGCTATGGCGTGATGAACCTGCTGATGGCCGCCACGCCGCTGGCGATGCAGGTGTGCGGCTTCAACTTCGATGCGGCCGCGCTGGTGCTGGAGTGGCACGTGATCGGCATGTTCGCGCCCGGCTTCGTCACCGGCCACCTCATCAAGCGCTTTGGCGTGCTGTCCATCATGGGCGCCGGCGTGCTGCTGAACCTGGCCTGCGTGGCCGTGGCGCTCATGGGCGTGGAGCTGCACCACTTCGGCATCGCGCTGTTCATGCTCGGCGTGGGCTGGAACTTCCTGTTCACGGGGGCCACCACGCTGTCCATGACCGCCTACCGCCCCGAGGAAAAGGACCGCGCCCAGGCCGCCATCAACTTCTGCGTGTTCGCCACGCTGGCGCTCAGCTCGTTCTCGTCCGGCGTGCTGGTCACCACGCAGGGCTGGACGCTGCTCAATGCCGGGTCCCTGGTGCCCATCGTGGTCACGGGCCTGGCGCTCGCCTGGCTCGCGGCCCGGCGGCGGCGCGCCGTCTAG
- a CDS encoding LysR family transcriptional regulator: MRQHIPSTRALLVFDAVARHHGVSKAAEELCLTHSAVSQQLRLLEGQLGLQLVQRGARGSTLTEAGRRYHAQVVGDLLRLQNHTLEAMAQRPDGARLLVGCVPVFAERWLLPRLPAFLATHKGCSLHLQVYPTHTYMQEIPFDVAVQYNDAAWPGVQPVPLMSEVCVAVCAPGSRHRRAMERGDFRAVPLLQLSSRLGAWDAWFTRAGITRVPAHSLGGHRFDLFSMLVEAVRADLGIGLVPHYFVERELLSGELALAHPHHDSGLRGYSLFVAQGRQEDPAVAAFARWLAHAVAVPGGAGTGATRA, encoded by the coding sequence ATGCGCCAGCACATTCCCAGCACCCGCGCCCTGCTCGTTTTCGATGCCGTGGCGCGCCACCACGGCGTGAGCAAGGCCGCCGAAGAGCTGTGCCTCACGCACAGCGCCGTGAGCCAGCAGCTGCGCCTGCTCGAAGGCCAGCTGGGCCTGCAGCTCGTGCAGCGCGGCGCGCGCGGCTCCACGCTCACCGAGGCGGGCCGCCGCTACCACGCGCAGGTGGTGGGCGACCTGCTGCGCCTGCAGAACCACACGCTCGAAGCCATGGCCCAGCGGCCCGACGGCGCGCGGCTGCTGGTGGGCTGCGTGCCCGTGTTCGCCGAGCGCTGGCTGCTGCCGCGCCTGCCCGCCTTCCTGGCCACGCACAAGGGCTGCAGCCTGCACCTGCAGGTGTACCCCACGCACACCTACATGCAGGAGATCCCTTTCGACGTGGCCGTGCAGTACAACGACGCCGCCTGGCCCGGGGTGCAGCCCGTGCCGCTGATGAGCGAGGTGTGCGTGGCCGTGTGCGCTCCCGGCTCGCGCCACCGGCGTGCGATGGAGCGCGGCGACTTCCGCGCGGTGCCGCTGCTGCAGCTGAGCTCGCGGCTGGGCGCGTGGGATGCGTGGTTCACCCGCGCGGGCATCACGCGCGTGCCGGCGCACAGCCTGGGCGGCCACCGGTTCGACCTGTTTTCCATGCTGGTCGAGGCGGTGCGCGCGGACCTGGGCATCGGCCTGGTGCCGCACTACTTCGTGGAGCGCGAGCTGCTGTCCGGCGAACTGGCGCTGGCGCATCCCCACCATGACAGCGGCCTGCGTGGCTACAGTCTCTTCGTGGCGCAGGGGCGGCAGGAAGACCCCGCCGTGGCCGCGTTTGCCCGGTGGCTCGCCCACGCGGTCGCGGTGCCGGGCGGTGCCGGCACCGGAGCCACGCGGGCCTAG
- a CDS encoding M20/M25/M40 family metallo-hydrolase, whose protein sequence is MKNPASIFRFTPGAVALAAALLGPAAHAQGAVAATPTTLRPAVDQAYTQLMAAPQILKLLDAVKADHDRAAQDLRMLTEIEAPPFKEQRRAEAFLARLKALGLASAAIDAEGNVVGIRKGTGSGPKLVISAHLDTVFPAGTDVKVKERDGKLYAPGISDNTRGLAVLLSWLKVLNDQKVATVGDLVFVGNVGEEELGNLRGMKHLFKEHLDIDGLVALEPAPDGTVLVLGTGSHRHEVTFKGPGGHSYAAFGEVPSAIHGMGRAIARIAEIRTPKSPKTTFTVGTVGGGTSVNTIAPDARMAVDIRSDEMAPLLATEKQVLSAIDTAVAEENARWNVNTLSASTRLIGDRPGGRTAADSLIVEAAVRANTAFGRKTVLGGASTDANVPMSLGIPAIVIGGGGKTGGFHALSEWIDLTDAWQGAQTSLVTVLGLVGVQGVSEPLLEKRPARSQ, encoded by the coding sequence ATGAAGAACCCTGCCTCCATCTTCCGCTTCACTCCCGGCGCCGTGGCGCTGGCCGCCGCGCTGCTGGGCCCTGCCGCCCACGCGCAAGGCGCCGTCGCCGCCACGCCCACCACGCTGCGCCCGGCCGTGGACCAGGCCTACACGCAGCTCATGGCGGCGCCCCAGATCCTGAAGCTGCTCGACGCGGTGAAGGCCGACCACGACCGCGCGGCGCAAGACCTCCGCATGCTCACCGAGATCGAGGCGCCACCGTTCAAGGAGCAAAGGCGCGCCGAGGCCTTCCTCGCACGCCTGAAGGCCCTGGGCCTGGCCAGCGCCGCCATCGACGCCGAAGGCAACGTGGTCGGCATCCGCAAGGGCACGGGCAGCGGGCCCAAGCTCGTGATCTCGGCCCACCTGGACACCGTCTTCCCCGCCGGCACCGACGTGAAGGTGAAGGAGCGCGACGGCAAGCTCTACGCGCCCGGCATCTCGGACAACACGCGCGGCCTGGCCGTGCTGCTGTCGTGGCTCAAGGTGCTCAACGACCAGAAGGTCGCCACGGTGGGCGACTTGGTGTTCGTGGGCAATGTGGGCGAGGAAGAGCTGGGCAACCTGCGCGGCATGAAGCATCTGTTCAAGGAGCACCTGGACATCGACGGCCTGGTGGCGCTGGAGCCCGCGCCGGACGGCACGGTGCTGGTGCTGGGCACCGGCAGCCACCGCCACGAGGTGACCTTCAAGGGCCCGGGCGGCCACAGCTACGCAGCGTTTGGCGAGGTGCCCAGTGCCATTCACGGCATGGGCCGCGCCATCGCCAGGATCGCCGAGATCCGCACCCCCAAGAGCCCCAAGACCACCTTCACCGTGGGCACGGTGGGCGGCGGCACCTCGGTGAACACCATCGCGCCCGATGCGCGCATGGCGGTGGACATCCGCTCCGACGAGATGGCCCCGCTGCTGGCCACCGAAAAGCAGGTGCTCTCGGCCATCGATACCGCCGTGGCCGAGGAGAACGCACGCTGGAATGTGAACACGCTCTCCGCCTCCACCAGGCTCATCGGCGACCGCCCCGGCGGCCGCACGGCGGCGGACTCGCTGATCGTGGAAGCCGCCGTGCGCGCCAACACCGCGTTCGGCCGCAAGACGGTGCTGGGTGGCGCGAGCACCGATGCCAACGTGCCCATGTCGCTGGGCATCCCGGCCATCGTGATCGGGGGCGGGGGCAAGACCGGTGGTTTCCATGCGCTGTCGGAGTGGATCGACCTGACCGATGCCTGGCAGGGCGCGCAGACCTCGCTGGTCACGGTGCTGGGCCTGGTGGGGGTGCAGGGCGTGAGCGAACCCCTGCTGGAGAAACGCCCGGCGCGCAGCCAGTGA
- a CDS encoding YidB family protein: MGLLDSVLGAVINSASQGGPQGSAGGGGAAGGLGGLLSLAAQNPQLVQAVMSLISNDGPVGGLPGLMARFQQAGLGNVIASWLSAGPNQAISGEQLSDVLGSGPLSQIAAQLGVGSGAAAGQLAQVLPGLIDQLSPRGEAPQGGFGTSSDLFGMLGGLLQK, encoded by the coding sequence ATGGGTTTGCTCGATTCCGTATTGGGTGCCGTCATCAATAGCGCATCACAGGGCGGCCCCCAGGGCTCCGCCGGCGGGGGCGGTGCCGCCGGCGGGCTGGGTGGCCTGCTGAGCCTGGCCGCGCAGAACCCCCAGCTGGTGCAGGCCGTGATGTCCCTCATCAGCAACGATGGCCCGGTGGGCGGACTGCCGGGCCTGATGGCCCGGTTCCAGCAGGCCGGGCTGGGCAACGTGATCGCCTCCTGGCTCAGCGCGGGGCCCAACCAGGCCATCTCGGGCGAGCAGCTTTCGGACGTGCTGGGCAGCGGCCCGCTGTCGCAGATCGCCGCGCAGCTGGGCGTGGGCTCCGGCGCGGCGGCAGGCCAGCTGGCCCAGGTGCTGCCGGGCCTGATCGACCAGCTCAGCCCGCGCGGCGAGGCGCCGCAGGGCGGGTTTGGAACGTCCAGCGACCTGTTTGGAATGCTGGGCGGTTTGCTACAAAAATAG
- a CDS encoding alpha/beta hydrolase, whose product MSSDSIASTLSTLTTFTAGDGENLAVQDWPLVGRGVPARGTVLLVHGLGEHVGRYDALARRLNAWGFAARGYDQYGHGESSGPRGGLTSDMRLLDDLADMVDATRARMPAGQPLVLLGHSMGGLVASRFVSLNLRPVDALVLSSPALDAGLGAVQKLLLATLPRIAPNLRVGNGLDAQYLSHDPAVPAAYLADPLCHDRISARLARFIATGGPATVARAAHWSVPTLLLWAGSDKLVNPAGSRAFAAAAPRALVQSHGFEPLFHELFNESPELAAPVFDMLRQWLERRCPAAG is encoded by the coding sequence ATGTCCTCTGACTCCATTGCGTCCACCCTGAGCACCTTGACCACCTTCACCGCGGGGGATGGGGAAAACCTGGCGGTGCAGGACTGGCCCCTGGTGGGGCGCGGCGTGCCGGCACGGGGCACCGTGCTGCTGGTGCACGGCCTGGGCGAACACGTGGGCCGCTACGACGCCCTGGCGCGGCGCCTGAATGCCTGGGGATTCGCCGCGCGCGGCTACGACCAGTACGGCCACGGCGAGTCGAGCGGCCCGCGCGGCGGCCTCACCTCGGACATGCGGCTGCTGGACGACCTGGCCGACATGGTGGACGCCACCCGTGCCCGCATGCCGGCCGGCCAGCCCCTGGTGCTGCTGGGCCACAGCATGGGCGGGCTGGTCGCCTCGCGTTTTGTGTCCCTGAACCTGCGGCCGGTGGATGCGCTGGTGCTCTCATCCCCCGCGCTCGACGCGGGCCTGGGCGCCGTGCAAAAACTGCTGCTGGCCACGCTGCCGCGCATCGCACCGAACCTGCGCGTGGGCAACGGGCTGGATGCGCAGTACCTCTCCCACGACCCGGCCGTGCCCGCGGCCTACCTGGCCGACCCGCTGTGCCACGACCGCATCAGCGCGCGCCTGGCGCGCTTCATCGCCACGGGCGGCCCCGCCACGGTGGCCCGCGCCGCGCACTGGAGCGTGCCCACGCTGCTCCTGTGGGCGGGCAGCGACAAGCTGGTCAATCCCGCCGGCAGCCGTGCCTTCGCGGCCGCCGCGCCCCGGGCGCTGGTGCAGTCGCACGGCTTCGAGCCCTTGTTCCACGAGCTGTTCAATGAAAGCCCCGAACTGGCCGCGCCGGTGTTCGACATGCTGCGGCAGTGGCTGGAGCGGCGCTGCCCGGCGGCGGGGTGA